Within Geotrypetes seraphini chromosome 13, aGeoSer1.1, whole genome shotgun sequence, the genomic segment ctttccaccAACCACACACCAGCGCTGTGttataaacacacaaaaaaattttcCTCTGTTAAGTTCTAGCTCACGCTCGCTGTCGTAACACCAGCTcttgcaggatacacatttcaaatctgatatactgtgatcacaaaatagaaaattatttttttctacctttcattgccatattcaacatttgtttctttcccactgcctaccatctctctgtctccctgccttgtgctctGGGCCAAACATCTCTGTTCCTCTCCATGCAGAatctttcccttcttccccctccattatgatgtgcaacatttctttctcttcccatacACCATCTCTCCATGCCTTCTTCCTTCCACCTTATGCAAGATTTCTCCCATACCCCTTTctacctcccttcctctccccccatgtgtagcatctttcctcccatctCACCCATTTCTCTGTGTAGCAGCTTTCTATCGCTCCCATCATATTCCCCTGTGCAatagttttccatccctcccaactATCCCCTTATGCACCCCACCAACTCTCCCACCGTGAGGCttgacatacctccgaggcctcctaaagcggcGGTGgatggtcagcagcagcatcgtTCTTAATGGGCTACATGCGGCCTGCCCTGCTAGGGCTTCTCTGTCATGTTGCTGATGACACATGTCCTGCTTTTGTTATTTTTATCATATCTATGGTATAATGTTATGTTGTTTCACTGTTATGacttaaaatttcaattaaaaaaaaaaaaaagatttcatcaTTGCAAGCCGGCTCAGCATGCCATCAACTCAAGTTTGTCTTGAGCTTTTAGGGTTTGCCTTCAACTATCAAAAGCTACATCCCAAGCCATCTTAGACCTTGGAGTTCATAGGAGCACTCTTAAACACCATTCAGGGATGGGCTTTTCTGCCTGAACAATGTGTTCACAATATCATTCACCTGTGTTGATTTCTACCCTCAAGTGCACTTCTGCCTGCACGCCAGATTTTATGCCTTCTCAGCTACATGACATCAACCATTTGTGTGGCCCCATTCACATGTTTTCAGGATTCCACAGTGGACTTTAATCCAGTGGTCCTAAACCACAGGATTCCTATTTGCTCCTGTACTAGTGATGCCAGTTCTATGGCACTCTTCAATAGTGGAGGATAGCACTCAATCTTACCCGGGATCTGTCAACTTCTTTAAACTTCAAGTGATTGGTAGTGCTCTCAGAACGTTCCAGGACAACCTCCAACAGTAGTACTTGTTCTTATGGACAGCCAGGTTGCCATGTTCTGTTTGGACAAACAAGGACAAACAAGGAGGTACGGGATCATATCCTCTGTGTATGGAGGCTTTTGAGATTTGTAGTTGGGCCACATTGCTTATGGGATACTTCGCGGGATGGTATATTTGGCAGGGAAACAGAATGTGTTGCCAGACATGTTGAGCAGActtcagcctcacaaatggtcTCTCAGCATGTCAGTTTTGCATCTGATTTTCTCTCAATAGGAAGCACCAGGCATTGATCTGACTTCccttagaacagggatctcaaagtccctccttgagggccgcaatccagtcggtttttcaggatttccccaatgaatatgcatgagatctatgtgcatgcactgctttcaatgcatattcattggggaaatcctgaaaacccgactggattgcggccctcaaggagggactttgagatcccttccTTAGAACAACAGACTTgctcagttctgttccagactgtgTGCTCCCAATTGCATTGCATCAGACATCTTTCTACTTCATTGGGGAGAACAAGTTCCTCTACACATTCCTCCAAcatctgtcatagggaaaactGTTCGAGCTTCACTAAGATCAGAGCATCGTGATCCTTCTAGGACCCTTCTGGCCATACCAGGTTTGGCTTACACTCCTAGAGCTTTCGATCAGGAAACTAGAAATTACAATTATTTCCAACATTGCTATAGTGGAATGAAATGTCCCTACTTTGCTTGTAACATAATGTTTTCTTTCATCAAGCAGGTAAATGCTTTCAGCCTCTCTTTTTTGTTGCACTTttcttttacgattgtagttctccctcattttcctattgtttgaagtaggtctttacgtcttatcagtgctttattatgacacttggattttatccagtatccccagttttaatatgtttttatgtaacttttatattgtacaccgcttagaaacctgattaagcggtttaaaaaatattttaataaacttgaaattctcTGCTGCAGTTTCCTTAGCAGATGAATCCATTCAAATGTTGGTCTCTCATAAAGTGATCAAACTACACAGGCTCTCATATTATTCTCCATATACTGTACACCTATCCTAAATGATTTCTGTGGATTTATCCCAAGCCGTTGTACACACAAAGTTGAGACATGATTACACATATTGTAGGTGAGATTTCCTGTGCTACTTTTGAACACTCAAGCATAAGGCAACCCAACAATTTCTGGTTTTGATCCTAAGACTTGGGATtcccttaaggcaggggtgtccaatgtcggtcctcgagggccgcaatccagtcgggttttcaggatttccccaatgaatatgcatgagatctattagcattcaatgaaagcagtgcatgcaaatagacctcatgtatattcattggggaaatcctgaaaatccgactggactgcggccctcgaggaccgacattggacacccctgccttaaggtgAAGCCTTGTGACTGGAAAATTGGCCATATTACTTTTTGCTACTAACAAGCTTGCACATTCTTATGTGGATGACATCTTCCATTGCTAGCCTCCATTCATTGTTTTGTATGTTTAAAAAGGCCACCACATGGTCTTAACATACACACATTTTGAAAGGTTCAAGCTGCCTCATTCTTAATGTGCACACATTTTTGAAATGTTGCTATCTGGATAGTCTTCAGATAGCACATTTGGTTGAACTTTTCCTTAGTATGTTTGCCTAAATACTGCTGTCACCCGTTGTGGGCATGTGCCCATCTGCAGAGAATCAGTGAGGTCCTCAGTTCTGGACTTGCTTGTATAGTTTACAGGGAAAAGTGAAATTGCTTACCTTGTAATAGAggctctctgtggacagcaggattaGACATTGATTCTTTTGTCCATCCCAATGCAGAAGCATCCAAGCCACAAATCTAACTTGCCTAGCTTTGTGCAGACTAAATAATGAGAGGAGAACACTGGAACAGCATGTGTTCTTGTTTGTAAATCTAGAGAAAACAGTTCAGTCTTCTGAGTGGTACAGATAGATCCTGTGCACAGAGAACTCCTGTTAGTTTGTCAACTTTTCTTACTACAACtatcaattatttctagagtgttaCCAGACGTACCCAGCGCTGTATAGTCAACAAAGGAGAGACAGTCCCTTTTCAACAGTTTTTCCTTGGAGTGAGGAGTTCTGCTTTACATTAAGGTAATCATAGTAGATCAGGCTGCTATCTCTGTTACATTTCTTATCCTGCTTCTATGCCAACAATTCTTTATTATATGTGCTTGCAGAAAGTATTCCATGTTAGCTTGTACTTGCAAAATTGGAGAAATTAAAAGTATATTGTGGATCTGTAAAGAAATGCTTTGCAAAAGGACTGGGCTAAACTTAAAATTTATCCTGTCattttatttacaatttttttatttttagtgatGCATCGTGACTCTTGTCCACTGGACTGCAAAGTTTATGTTGGTAACCTTGGGAACAATGGTAACAAAACAGAGCTGGAACGAGCTTTTGGATACTATGGACCTTTGCGCAGTGTGTGGGTTGCTAGAAACCCTCCTGGCTTTGCATTTGTGGAATTTGAGGATCCCCGAGATGCAGCTGATGCGGTCAGAGAGCTGGATGGAAGGTAACttttgttttgttggtttttttttaaatacagtaacCTCATTGTTTACTGGTATTTGTCACTTACAGAGGTATTTTTGATTAGTTTTGACTGCAAAAACTGATGGGAATAGTGTCTGTTGGCATATCAGTTAACATTCAAGTGGTTTTTGTCACTACCTTTCAGTAGTAAATTCAATTTCAATGGCAATCCATTGTTTTGTAGCATTGTTTATACTTATGTGAACGTTTAGCTTTGTATATTGAACGGCTTATTTACAAAACAACCTAAGCTCAATACAACAAATATGGACTTAGCAGGTTTTGGAAATAACCCAGGATAAAATATAGAGGATTTAACTTAAGAGCATTTGGATCAAGCAAAATGATTTTTGTGCTTCAGAACATTATGTGGATGTCGTGTAAGAGTGGAATTATCAAATGGGGAAAAACGCAGCCGTAATAGAGGACCACCTCCATCATGGGGCAGGCGCCCTCGAGATGACTACCGTAGAAGAAGTCCTCCACCTCGTCGCAGGTATGTGTTCAGCTTGTGGAAAAGTGTAGCATTGATACTAATTAACATTGTGTAGAAACTGGGTTTTTGTGAAGCAGGTTAAGGGTAACTTTGTAAgcgttatatatatatatatataagtaccAAAGACACAAGGTGTATAACGCTTCACCTTGTTCATCTGATAGTTAATTTCCTTTATTGAAGCTATTAGGGTCCCAGCCAGCACTACCTCCTTGTTTTGCATCATCTACCCTTCATCTTGGTTGCCTTGTCATTTTATACAAATCGGGCAACTTTCTTTAATAGTGGATGTTGCTGCTTAGCTCTGCCTTCCACAATCTTAGTTTTCTCTGATTAATTGTAATGTGGATGTTGCTGCTTAGCTCTGCCTTCCACAGACTTAGTTTTCTCTGATTAGTTGTAATGTGTTTTAACAAGAAAATGGGCAACTAAGCTATTTGAATCAAATTTGGACTGGTCAGACTTTAACTGTTTGCTTTATCAGTGCTTCCCTCTAGCTGCCTTTGTAGTTTCGAAACCAGAATAGAAAATGCTGACAAGTTACTTTTGGTCATAATCATGCTGGGTATTTTGTTTGGACACTCAGATGTTCAAATGTAAATTATGCAGAATTTAGATCTGCAGCATGGTTTCTACAGGACTGAGTTTACATTTACATATTGCAGGTGAGTGAGGTCCTTTTTTTAGGTCTTGGAAATCCTCCCTTTGTAGAAATAATATGCATTTGTTGCCCATCAAGGTATTCCGTAGTATAGAAGTATTTGTTAGCTAAAAGATGGTTTTACTGATggcttgtttttttgttttgttttgttttttttttcgtttttttGTGTGCTTTTGGTCCATCTGTTAATAAAAATGAACCCCGTTACAGAGTCACCACCATGTCTCTTCTCACCACCCTCTGAGTCTACATTAGCCAATCAACTACCCCTTTCAGCGTCATGTGACCAGCGCGCCCCATTCAGCTTGGCTGGTGTCGTAACACATGACCCAGGCATGGCCAGTCATCAGGTTGCACCGCCCTTTGGTTCCCGAGCATGCTGTTTCTCTCAGCCTTCTCTCCAACCTTAACCAAATCGGCAGCGGCCTTCTCAACTGCCCACACATTCCCGGCCACTCAGCTCAGCTGTTTGCTTTACCAAATGTCTTCACAACAACTGCAGCAACAGCCTTCGGCTAACAAAAAAAGCAGGAAAAATCCACAACACCCCCTTCGCCAACCAACTAAATACAACGCAACACCTGGCAAAACCTTTTCAGCAAATTCTACCTGTCCGGCAGCCTCACCTCACCATTTCTAGCTTGTTGAAACCAAAAACTAGTAAGTTTTTTCCTGCTTATACAGTTTACCTCTGGTTAAAATAAAGAAGTAAGCAGCTTATAAGTAATTCATTATCTGTTCTCGATCAAAGGCTGGCTGTGCATAATTAAGTGGTAAAGTTACATGTGTTGCATTAAAAGGtctttaagacttttttttttttaagggtgaTAGATACCACCATGAATTTTAGACAATTCACTGTGCTTGCATGTGGGAGATGCTAAACTAAATCTGAAAATCAATTTTAGCAGTTCCTCATGTTGCAACATATATATGCAATCTATCACCTTTAAATTGTTTTACTTTTTTCAACTCTAAAACCTAAGATTCTGGGGTGATCAGGGCCAAGCtgtgtggtggttttttttttttttttggtttggtttttttttttgtttaatttacatactatttttaaaatttatttttatgctATTATCACAAGTGTGTGCGTCTAATGTAGCACTTGATGGTATACACACTGAGCACTTTCACTGTCACGTGGGATATTTTTGGCTAGCCTGAGTTAAAAAGGTTGGTCTCTTTTTGGAAGCCATTAATAGGTCTCCTTTTTATGGTGAAAGGTGGAAATCAGACTTCAATGTTTTGTAGGAGGGGCCTCTTGCTCTTATTCCTGCAACATTGTGCTTTTCATCTTAAGGTACAAGTTATTTCTTGATCCTTGTGCGTTGAGGACGGGTGCCAGTTTGTGTTCTTGTTCATGCACATTCACTGGGTCCAGCAGCAAGGTAGTGGGAAATGCCTCATACCCTTCATAATTTGAGCAAGTCTTAATATTCTTCTTGATTTCTAGATCACCGCGAAGGAGAAGCTTTTCTCGTAGCCGGAGCAGGTAAAGAATACTGCTTCTCATCCTTAAAGTACCAGCAACACACAACGATCATTAAAATAACCAGTGTACAAAAACTGGCACAAAGTTATAAGAGCTTTCATTACTGTAGGATACCATTTGCAGCCCTAAATGGGCAACATTAATCTGTTAAGTACAATTTTGTTTTTGtgtgcctttttaaaaatatggcactgGCTGGCATGTCACTTCTACATATGAGTGGAAGAGATTTCTTGGCTGATTAAATACCTTTGTAATCTTCCTTGCACGCACTGTGTGCTTTTGCcatcatttgttacattttgtacACACCTGTTTCTCTCTTGTCTATCCCAGGCCAAATTAAAAGTACTCATCACAGAAAGGTGTTTTGTACCTTTGTCAAAATTTATCAACTTCTGACCAGCTAGGTTAGACAGGATGCTTTCTTCACTAGGGGTTCCAGTGACACCTTTCAGGTTTCTGTAGGTCCACATAAGATGAGCTATGCTGAGTTAgatcaaggtccatcaagcctagcgtCCTGACATTGACAGTGACCAGTCAGGATCACAAGTACCCGGCAGATCCCCAGGCATTTTCATGTTGCCATCTCCAGTACACGCATCTCGAGATGCATGCCTGACAGTTTAGCATTAGCCTGTTGTCTTTGGTACTAGTTTGAATGCTGGTTTGGATAGTGATGTGTTTACCAGAATACGTGTGTGAGACTACATGCCAGATAACACATGAAATGGAATTAAGAAACTCAGCTGTCTTCCAGCTCTTGCTTTCTCCCCAATTTTTGCCTTTATCTTTTTTAGGTCACTCTCTAGagacaggaggagagagagatcactgTCAAGAGAGAGAAACCACAAGACTTCTCGATCCTTTTCTAGGTCTCGGAGGTATGCATTTGAGTGTTACGGTGGTTTaacatagcttttttttttttttttttaagtaacatTGTCCTGTCCAAATAACAATGTGTACTTTTATGACTGAGATACTTAATGTAGGCTTATCTAGGGCCATATTTTGTAACATTTGAAGAGCCAAAACACACTTGTATTTTGCCATATACTTAGTCAGATAGTGACAAATTACAACAGTGTGTCATCCCTTCCCAGCCACACTCTCTTTCTCCTCATCTGCCTTCAGTTGCAGAAAAAACTGGGCTTCCTGCTTCCCCAGCATGACTTGGCTTTCTGCAAGTCTGAGCTGCATGGTACCAGAAGTTCAGGTTGATTTCAAGGCTCAAGAGGTTTACAACGTAAGACCAAGCCATATTTATGGCACTTTTTGGCTCAAACTTGGAGATCTGAGTCATGGTGGGGAAGCAGGAATCTTGCCATAGGCACCAGCTTTGTGGGTGCTATAGCACTTCCAATATTCTTTTCAGCACTGCCCagatggcagagctgaaatcttcACAatgcagagctgcaggggaaaGCAGGAAGAAAGGCAGTGTCTCTATCTACTGCTCCCACATCGTCTGTAGCCTATTGGTCAAatattccttagccagccaataggctgcatgGAAAAGCAGGATGGAATTTTCTGGAAAGAAATCAAAATGATGTTTAGGAAATGTGTCCTGCAATTCTGATCCAGTGTCTGTCTAATAATAAGCTTTGTAATGCAATTCCCTTGAAATGTCCAGATACCTCTTATCTGCCTGGAATTGAAAGgttaaggcggaatagaagtcagtaaatgtaatgtaaaatgtgtctcctaagctactggtTCGGCCTTACcttgcagcttattggctggctaagaaATATCTGACCAATGGGGCTAATAGGGAACAGAGAAGAGCTACAGTGTAGGTCAAATAGGCTTACTATCTTAGGCCTTTCATAGAAAGAagtgctgagggaggctgtagGGAAAGAATGAGGAAGTGAAGAGTAGCAAAGGCACTGATAGCAAGAAGAGATGTGGACTATGAAAGGGAGAACAGAGCTAAGGTGAATGCAAGCTGGAGGAGGCATGTGCTATGATACAAATGTATTGGGTGAGGGATAGGATGAAGAATGATTGAGGACAGGGAAAGGAACTGGGGGAGTTCAAAGAGCAGGGGACTGAAAAGGGTTCTGAGAAAAGAGGATCATGTTTGAGGGGTGGAAATGGCAGGAGAGTTGAAACTAGGGGGGGGGGATCAAGAACCAGTAAAGAGATCATTTTTAAATGTTTGGAGGCATGGTTTGAATCCTTGTCAACTGCTCCCCATAACTGAGCAAACCTGATAATCACTGGGTAATAGGGTTATCCAGAAAACCCTAAAGTTAGAAAAACTGttcaaattgaagtttttcctatGAATTTGATTATGcttgattaaaaaataattaaaaaaaaaaaatttttaagcccATCTTAGGGTTCcttaaagccactgattacataaagctccatttttcttaaaatttgctatttttgcttaatggagcataTTTCTTGGTATTAGAGCTATAActtgttttcacactcagcaatgatacgtTGATAGACATTTTAT encodes:
- the SRSF3 gene encoding serine/arginine-rich splicing factor 3 isoform X1, which produces MHRDSCPLDCKVYVGNLGNNGNKTELERAFGYYGPLRSVWVARNPPGFAFVEFEDPRDAADAVRELDGRTLCGCRVRVELSNGEKRSRNRGPPPSWGRRPRDDYRRRSPPPRRRSPRRRSFSRSRSRSLSRDRRRERSLSRERNHKTSRSFSRSRSRSRSNERK
- the SRSF3 gene encoding serine/arginine-rich splicing factor 3 isoform X2 is translated as MHRDSCPLDCKVYVGNLGNNGNKTELERAFGYYGPLRSVWVARNPPGFAFVEFEDPRDAADAVRELDGRTLCGCRVRVELSNGEKRSRNRGPPPSWGRRPRDDYRRRSPPPRRRSLSRDRRRERSLSRERNHKTSRSFSRSRSRSRSNERK